One window of Paenibacillus albicereus genomic DNA carries:
- a CDS encoding DHA2 family efflux MFS transporter permease subunit translates to MPAAGAPSAAAATVRKGPIVAALIIGAFVSLLNQTLINVALPTISADLSIEPSTAQWLTTGFMLVNGILVPLSAYLVGRFTTRLLFLVSMILFSIGTVICALSGQFPVLMAGRIVQAAGAGVLMPLMNVIFLTIFPVEKRGQAMGLMGIAMIFAPAVGPTLSGWVVQHYDWQVLFYIVLPIAIASLLLGAFTMKNVLPRREVKLDYLGVVLSTLGFGGLLYGFSEAGTKGWDSTLVLAMLAIGAVSLILLVVRQLSIKTPILEFRVFKFNMYALTTVINILVTMSMFGAMILLPLYLQNILGFTPIKAGLLLLPGAILMGIMSPITGMIFDRVGARWLAVAGLIITVVTTFEFSRLTDSTSYQALILLYTARMFGMSLLMMPIMTAGLNQLPRELLAHGTAMSNTLRTVGGALGTALLVSIMSSQAKQQGADMIREAGIDPSDAANQAAVAHITQEAYIHGINSAFLLAAWISVAALALAFFIRKTSPQEAVVQPVPAAAAAASSAAKGKLEG, encoded by the coding sequence ATGCCGGCTGCCGGCGCCCCAAGCGCCGCCGCGGCTACCGTCCGCAAAGGGCCGATCGTCGCCGCGCTCATCATCGGAGCCTTCGTCTCGCTCCTCAACCAGACGCTCATCAACGTCGCGCTGCCGACGATCTCGGCCGATCTGTCGATCGAGCCGAGCACGGCCCAATGGCTGACGACGGGTTTCATGCTCGTCAACGGCATCCTCGTGCCGCTCAGCGCTTATCTCGTCGGGCGCTTCACGACGCGCCTGCTGTTTCTCGTTTCCATGATCCTATTCTCCATCGGCACCGTCATCTGCGCTCTCTCCGGGCAGTTTCCCGTCCTGATGGCCGGCCGGATCGTCCAGGCCGCCGGAGCGGGCGTGCTCATGCCGCTCATGAACGTCATCTTCCTGACGATCTTCCCGGTGGAGAAGCGCGGTCAGGCGATGGGCCTCATGGGCATCGCGATGATTTTCGCGCCGGCTGTCGGACCGACGCTGTCGGGCTGGGTCGTGCAGCATTACGACTGGCAGGTGCTGTTCTACATCGTGCTGCCCATCGCCATCGCCTCGCTGCTGCTTGGAGCCTTCACGATGAAAAACGTGCTGCCGCGCCGCGAGGTGAAGCTCGATTACCTGGGCGTCGTGCTGTCCACGCTCGGATTCGGCGGCCTGCTGTACGGCTTCAGCGAAGCCGGCACCAAGGGTTGGGACAGCACGCTCGTGCTGGCCATGCTGGCGATCGGCGCTGTCAGCCTCATCCTGCTCGTCGTGCGCCAGCTGTCGATCAAGACGCCGATCCTGGAGTTCCGCGTTTTCAAATTCAACATGTACGCCCTGACGACAGTCATCAACATCCTCGTCACGATGTCGATGTTCGGCGCAATGATCCTGCTGCCGCTCTACCTGCAGAACATCCTCGGCTTCACGCCGATCAAGGCCGGGCTGCTGCTGCTGCCGGGCGCGATCCTCATGGGCATCATGAGCCCGATCACGGGCATGATCTTCGACCGCGTCGGCGCCCGCTGGCTCGCCGTCGCGGGCCTCATTATCACGGTCGTCACGACGTTCGAGTTCAGCCGGCTCACGGACTCGACGTCCTATCAAGCGCTGATCCTGCTGTACACGGCTCGGATGTTCGGCATGTCGCTGCTCATGATGCCGATCATGACGGCAGGGCTCAACCAGCTGCCGCGCGAGCTGCTCGCCCACGGCACGGCGATGTCCAACACGCTGCGCACCGTCGGCGGCGCGCTCGGCACGGCGCTGCTCGTATCGATCATGAGCAGCCAGGCCAAGCAGCAGGGAGCGGACATGATCCGCGAGGCGGGCATCGACCCGAGCGACGCGGCCAACCAGGCGGCGGTCGCGCATATCACCCAGGAGGCGTACATCCACGGCATCAATTCGGCCTTCCTGCTGGCCGCTTGGATTTCCGTCGCGGCGCTGGCGCTGGCGTTCTTCATTCGCAAGACGTCTCCGCAGGAAGCCGTCGTGCAGCCGGTTCCGGCCGCTGCGGCCGCCGCTTCGTCTGCGGCGAAAGGCAAGCTGGAAGGATAG
- a CDS encoding general stress protein, which translates to MSRTIGIFDNQEQAVKAVQALRDGGYAADEIKVVGRDRDAVRFVEADTDVHADELQEIRDARGGEGPGVPGAFVVGAAPLGGGTLSGTGVAPYLGGAYPAVAGGLIDDGDTPFENIFKDFGLGESEAEACRDAVSEGRIVIIADRDDDADGRYVADGPTDAALGEAETLLRANGAVKIL; encoded by the coding sequence ATGAGCAGAACCATCGGGATTTTCGACAATCAGGAGCAGGCGGTCAAGGCCGTGCAGGCGCTGCGCGACGGCGGCTATGCCGCGGACGAGATCAAGGTCGTCGGACGCGACCGCGACGCGGTGAGGTTCGTCGAAGCGGATACGGACGTGCATGCCGACGAGCTGCAGGAGATTCGGGATGCACGCGGCGGCGAAGGGCCCGGCGTGCCGGGAGCGTTCGTCGTAGGCGCAGCCCCGCTCGGCGGCGGCACGCTGTCCGGCACGGGCGTCGCCCCGTATCTGGGAGGCGCCTACCCCGCTGTCGCCGGCGGCCTCATCGACGACGGCGATACCCCGTTCGAAAACATCTTCAAGGATTTCGGCCTCGGCGAAAGCGAAGCGGAAGCTTGCCGCGACGCCGTCTCCGAAGGACGCATCGTCATCATCGCGGACCGCGACGACGATGCGGATGGGCGCTACGTGGCCGACGGCCCGACGGATGCCGCCCTCGGCGAAGCCGAGACGCTGCTCCGGGCGAACGGAGCGGTCAAGATTCTTTAA
- a CDS encoding STAS domain-containing protein, which produces MNQNEKFQLRTETQEGRCIVYLSGELDLDSASQLRAAMAPLMELTDRELILNLRDLKYIDSTGIGIFVSVLKARHAKNAPFEVEAIPPGIRKLFDMTGITSFLTKS; this is translated from the coding sequence ATGAACCAGAATGAGAAGTTTCAACTACGCACCGAGACTCAGGAAGGCCGTTGCATCGTCTACCTGAGCGGAGAGCTCGATCTCGACTCCGCGTCCCAGCTGCGCGCCGCGATGGCGCCCCTTATGGAGCTGACGGACCGCGAGTTGATCCTGAACCTGCGCGACCTCAAATATATCGACAGCACCGGAATCGGCATTTTCGTTTCCGTCCTGAAAGCCCGTCACGCGAAAAATGCCCCCTTCGAAGTCGAGGCCATCCCGCCCGGCATCCGCAAGCTGTTCGACATGACCGGAATCACCTCCTTCCTTACCAAATCCTGA
- the rsbW gene encoding anti-sigma B factor RsbW, whose translation MTAEERITLRLPAKSDYLDLIRLTLYGVATKVGFTYEEIEDMKVAVSEACNNAVLYAYAGRADSEPAGEMEVSFVRAGDALSIVVRDEGDSFDAASVAQKAEPLHGKSIHDIQAGGLGLYLMQALMDEVEVRSEKGTEVVLTKRLVKSGEMA comes from the coding sequence ATGACTGCTGAAGAACGAATCACGCTGCGCCTGCCGGCCAAATCCGACTATCTGGACCTGATCCGGCTGACGCTTTACGGAGTCGCCACGAAGGTCGGCTTTACGTACGAGGAGATCGAGGACATGAAAGTCGCCGTATCGGAGGCGTGCAACAATGCTGTGCTGTACGCCTATGCGGGGCGCGCCGACAGCGAGCCGGCCGGCGAGATGGAAGTAAGCTTCGTACGCGCCGGCGATGCGCTGTCGATCGTCGTCCGGGACGAAGGGGACAGCTTCGACGCCGCGTCCGTGGCCCAAAAGGCCGAGCCGCTCCACGGCAAGTCCATTCATGACATTCAAGCGGGAGGTCTCGGCCTTTACCTGATGCAAGCTCTTATGGACGAAGTCGAAGTGCGGAGCGAAAAAGGGACGGAGGTCGTGCTTACCAAACGTCTGGTAAAAAGTGGGGA